One window of the Trifolium pratense cultivar HEN17-A07 linkage group LG2, ARS_RC_1.1, whole genome shotgun sequence genome contains the following:
- the LOC123910168 gene encoding probable cyclic nucleotide-gated ion channel 20, chloroplastic isoform X1: protein MAEFGKDEVPILSDTIPKQSNEPDDSKFPSLVPRTRSVSISIPMIPMDPYERDTNLRGHTGPLRSKRKTPFSPMSGPLYVTHRPENLFWQNMVAQRSNAVESKTEKFPLCNIMSGHDLQNNYAGKNEHLVRSGPLGMCNDPYCTTCPTYFKATQQMDSKNSGLFNPKNAFYGDAKDWARRIFAFLIPNVPRVMNPHNKLVQQWNKFFAICCLVAIFVDPLFFFLLSVNKERKCIVIDSTITTVLILLRSTNDFIHFLNIILQFRLAYVAPESRVVGAGELVDHPKKIARHYLQTYFLFDLFVVLPLPQIMILFFLPKHLGTSGANHAKNLLRGAVLAQYMPRLCRFLPMLISPSGFIFESAWASFFINLFTFMLSGHVVGSWWYLFGLQRVNQCLRSACKKTYFHECSKFIDCGHGGSEYHHQNETNLFNWRKNENASACFTEDYFEYGIYLKAVNLTTKHNVLTRYVYSSFWGFQQISTLAGNLSPSYFIWEVLFTMGIIGLGLLLFALLIGNIQNFLQALGRRRLEMSLRQRDVEQWMSHRRLAQDLRRRVRQAERYNWAATRGVNEEILMENLPEDLQRDIRRHLFKFVKKVRIFSLMDEPILDAICERLRQKIYIKGSKILYDGGLVEKVVFIVRGKLESIGEDGIRVPLSEGNVCGEELLTWCLEHASGNKGCGKTRIPRQRLVISNRTVLCLTNVEAFSIRAADLEEVTSIFARFLRNPGVQGAIRYESPYWRCLAATRIQVAWRYKKKRLCRANTSQSNNEASKYHFCDIKVSHTKWRD, encoded by the exons ATGGCTGAGTTTGGGAAAGATGAAGTGCCAATTCTCTCAGATACTATTCCAAAACAATCAAATGAACCTGATGATTCCAAATTCCCGAGTCTTGTACCTAGGACGCGAAGTGTTTCGATTTCCATTCCAATGATACCTATGGATCCATATGAAAGAGATACTAATCTTAGAGGACACACTGGTCCTCTAAGGAGTAAAAGAAAAACACCATTTAGTCCAATGAGTGGTCCATTATATGTTACTCATAGACCCGAAAATCTTTTCTGGCAGAATATGGTCGCGCAGAGGAGCAATGCAGTGGAAAGTAAGACAGAAAAGTTTCCTTTATGTAACATTATGAGTGGACATGATTTGCAGAATAACTATGCTGGTAAAAATGAACATTTAGTAAGGTCTGGTCCATTGGGAATGTGTAATGATCCATACTGTACAACTTGTCCAACTTACTTTAAGGCTACTCAACAAATGGATTCGAAAAATTCGGGTTTGTTCAATCCTAAG AATGCCTTCTACGGTGATGCAAAGGATTGGGCAAGAAGAATTTTTGCTTTCTTGATTCCGAATGTACCTAGAGTTATGAATCCACATAATAAACTTGTACAACAATGGAATAAATTTTTTGCAATTTGTTGCTTGGTGGCAATTTTTGTGGAtccattatttttcttcttgctGTCTGTGAATAAg GAACGTAAATGTATTGTTATTGACTCGACTATCACAACAGTGCTTATTTTACTTAGAAGTACGAATGATTTCATACATTTCCTAAATATTATTCTTCAG TTTAGGTTGGCTTATGTAGCTCCTGAGTCTAGGGTGGTTGGTGCCGGGGAGTTGGTTGACCATCCTAAGAAAATTGCTCGTCATTATCTCCagacatattttctttttgacttGTTTGTTGTACTTCCACTTCCTCAG ATAATGATATTGTTTTTCCTACCAAAACACTTGGGAACATCGGGCGCAAATCATGCGAAGAATCTTTTGCGCGGCGCCGTCCTTGCTCAGTACATGCCCAGATTGTGTAGATTTCTTCCTATGCTAATTTCTCCGTCAGGGTTCATATTTGAGTCAGCATGGGCAAGTTTCTTCATAAATCTTTTTACGTTCATGCTATCTGGCCATGTTGTTGGGTCATGGTGGTATCTCTTCGGTTTGCAG AGGGTTAATCAATGTCTACGAAGTGCGTGcaagaaaacatattttcatGAATGCTCAAAATTCATTGATTGTGGACATGGAGGCAGTGAGTACCATCatcaaaatgaaacaaatttGTTTAATTGGAGGAAAAATGAGAATGCGAGCGCTTGTTTTACAGAAGATTATTTTGAATATGGGATTTATCTTAAAGCTGTTAACCTTACTACAAAACATAATGTGCTCACAAGATATGTATATTCATCATTTTGGGGATTTCAG CAAATTAGCACTCTAGCTGGAAATTTGTCACCAAGCTATTTTATTTGGGAAGTTCTTTTTACTATGGGAATTATTGGATTAGGACTCTTGCTTTTTGCTCTTCTCATTGGTAACATACAAAACTTTCTTCAGGCTCTTGGAAGAAG GAGGCTAGAAATGTCACTTAGACAACGCGATGTTGAGCAATGGATGAGCCATAGGCGCTTAGCACAAGACCTGAGAAG GAGAGTGCGACAAGCAGAACGTTATAATTGGGCTGCAACGAGAGGAGTGAATGAAGAAATACTCATGGAGAATTTACCAGAAGATCTTCAGAGGGACATCAGACGTCATCTCTTTAAATTTGTTAAGAAG GTTCGAATTTTTTCCTTGATGGATGAGCCGATATTGGATGCCATTTGTGAGAGActaagacaaaaaatatatatcaaaggAAGCAAAATTTTGTATGATGGTGGCTTGGTAGAGAAAGTGGTTTTTATTGTTCGCGGAAAATTGGAAAGTATTGGTGAAGATGGAATTAGAGTTCCTTTATCGGAGGGCAATGTTTGTGGTGAAGAACTTCTGACATGGTGTCTTGAGCATGCTTCAGGAAACAAAG GTTGTGGAAAAACAAGAATTCCAAGACAAAGGTTGGTAATTAGCAATAGGACAGTATTGTGCCTAACAAATGTGGAGGCATTTTCAATTAGAGCAGCAGACCTTGAAGAAGTTACAAGTATTTTTGCAAGATTCTTGAGGAATCCTGGTGTTCAAGGAGCCATAAG GTATGAATCACCTTACTGGAGATGTCTTGCAGCGACGCGGATTCAGGTTGCATGGAGATACAAAAAGAAACGCCTTTGTCGCGCTAACACTTCAcaatcaaataatgaagcatcaaaG TATCATTTCTGTGATATCAAAGTatcacacacaaagtggagggaCTGA
- the LOC123910169 gene encoding probable cyclic nucleotide-gated ion channel 20, chloroplastic: MNHFDKDEIPMLSESPTQRSDEPQDSTFRRNISSTRSASSSTRSASISIPMASLDQYERQPNLVRHTGPLRTARKTPLGQMSGPLYATPATGNPFQNSIVVAGKKVGENKTEKFDGTDEHRWNDNDYDKKNEHLLRSGQLGMCSDPYCTTCPTYFKVSQQTNQRASVILDPKFHNSLYGDAKGDTKGYGRKLYSFCSSCIPGVMNPHNKVVQHWNKFLAIFCLVAIFVDPLFFFLIYVNKDEKCICINWTMANTLVSIRSITDIVYFLNILLQFRLAYVSPDSRVVGAGDLVDHPKKIALNYIKSYFFFDLFVVAPLPEIMIFFILPISLGLLGANYTKNILRLAILVQYIPRLFRFLPLLIGQSPTGFIFESAWANFIINLLIFMLSGHVVGSCWYLFGLQRVNQCLRDACHLSELVGCKELIDCDANAPNETAPQWRNNTRANDCLNPTSGVFAYGIYGSAVQLTIETRVINKYVYALFWGFQQISTLAGNQTPSYFVWEVLFTMSIIGLGLLLFALLIGNIQNFLQSLGRRRLEMQLRGRDVEQWMSHHRLPEDLKRRVRQAERYSWAATKGVPEKMVLNNLPEDLQTDIRRHLFKFVKSVRIFSLMDEDEPILDAIRERLIQTTYIKGSKILSQGGLVQKMVFIVRGKLESIGEDGIPVPLTEGDACGEELLRWYLEQSSESKECKKVKLQGQGLTSDRTVRCLTNVEAFSLRTKDIEEVTTLFARFLRSPRVQGVIRYESPYWKSLAANRIQVAWRYRKKRLNRATTT, translated from the exons ATGAATCATTTTGATAAAGATGAAATTCCGATGCTGTCAGAATCACCTACTCAACGATCTGATGAACCTCAGGATTCTACATTCCGAAGAAACATATCAAGTACACGAAGTGCTTCATCAAGTACACGAAGTGCTTCAATCTCTATTCCAATGGCTTCTCTGGATCAATATGAGAGACAGCCGAATCTTGTCAGACATACTGGTCCACTTCGTACTGCGAGGAAAACTCCGTTGGGGCAAATGAGTGGTCCCTTATATGCAACTCCTGCAACTGGAAATCCTTTTCAGAATAGTATAGTAGTGGCAGGAAAGAAAGTAGGAGAGAACAAGACAGAGAAGTTTGATGGCACAGATGAACATCGTTGGAATGATAATGACTACGACAAAAAAAATGAGCACTTGTTGAGGTCTGGACAACTCGGAATGTGTAGTGATCCTTATTGCACTACTTGCCCTACTTACTTCAAGGTTTCTCAGCAAACAAATCAAAGAGCTTCCGTTATACTTGATCCCAAG TTCCACAATTCTCTTTATGGCGACGCCAAAGGAGATACCAAAGGTTATGGGAGAAAACTTTATTCTTTCTGTTCTTCATGTATTCCTGGAGTTATGAACCCTCATAATAAAGTTGTACAACATTGGAACAAGTTTTTGGCCATATTTTGCTTGGTCGCAATTTTTGTTGAtccattatttttcttcttaatttatgTGAACAAG GATGAGAAATGTATATGTATCAACTGGACAATGGCAAACACGCTTGTTTCAATTAGAAGCATAACTGATATTGTGTATTTCTTGAATATTCTTCTCCAG TTTAGGTTGGCATATGTTTCTCCCGATTCAAGGGTGGTTGGTGCTGGTGATTTAGTTGACCATCCCAAGAAGATTGCTCTTAATTACATTAAGAGCTATTTTTTCTTTGACTTGTTTGTTGTAGCACCTCTTCCTGAG ataatgatattttttatcctACCAATATCCTTGGGGTTATTAGGAGCAAATTATACGAAGAATATTCTACGTCTAGCGATCCTTGTACAATATATTCCCAGATTATTCAGATTTTTGCCTCTGCTAATTGGCCAGTCTCCAACAGGATTCATATTTGAGTCAGCTTGGGCAAATTTCATTATAAATCTTCTCATTTTTATGCTATCTGGCCATGTCGTTGGTTCATGTTGGTACCTCTTTGGTCTACAG AGGGTTAACCAATGTTTGCGAGATGCCTGTCATCTTTCTGAACTAGTGGGATGCAAGGAATTGATTGATTGTGATGCTAATGCGCCTAATGAAACAGCTCCGCAGTGGAGAAACAATACTCGCGCTAATGATTGTTTGAATCCCACATCTGGTGTTTTTGCTTATGGAATCTATGGCTCTGCCGTACAACTTACTATAGAAACTAGGGTGATTAACAAATATGTGTATGCCTTGTTTTGGGGATTCCAG CAAATCAGTACTCTAGCTGGTAATCAAACCCCGAGCTATTTTGTGTGGGAAGTCCTCTTTACAATGTCTATCATAGGATTGGGACTCTTGCTTTTTGCGCTTCTCATTGGAAACATACAGAACTTTCTTCAGTCTCTTGGACGGAG GAGGTTAGAAATGCAACTTAGAGGCCGTGATGTTGAGCAATGGATGAGCCATCATCGCTTACCAGAAGATCTTAAAAG GAGAGTACGGCAGGCTGAACGGTATAGTTGGGCTGCAACAAAGGGTGTTCCTGAGAAAATGGTTCTCAATAATTTGCCAGAAGATCTCCAGACAGACATAAGACGCCACCTCTTCAAATTTGTTAAAAGT GTTCGAATTTTTTCCCTGATGGATGAGGATGAGCCTATCTTAGACGCCATTCGTGAGAGACTAATTCAGACGACATACATTAAAGGAAGTAAAATTTTGAGTCAGGGAGGTCTCGTACAGAAGATGGTATTTATTGTGCGTGGAAAATTGGAGAGCATCGGAGAAGATGGTATTCCAGTTCCGTTAACCGAAGGGGATGCTTGTGGTGAAGAACTTCTAAGATGGTATCTTGAACAGTCTTCTGAAAGCAAAG AATGTAAAAAAGTAAAGCTTCAAGGACAAGGGTTGACTAGTGATAGAACAGTAAGATGCTTAACCAATGTAGAGGCATTTTCACTCCGCACTAAAGACATTGAAGAAGTCACAACTCTTTTTGCAAGATTCTTGCGGAGCCCTCGTGTTCAAGGAGTCATAAG GTATGAATCACCATACTGGAAATCACTTGCAGCAAACAGAATTCAGGTTGCATGGAGATACAGGAAGAAGCGTCTAAATCGAGCAACTACCACATAA
- the LOC123910168 gene encoding probable cyclic nucleotide-gated ion channel 20, chloroplastic isoform X2 encodes MAEFGKDEVPILSDTIPKQSNEPDDSKFPSLVPRTRSVSISIPMIPMDPYERDTNLRGHTGPLRSKRKTPFSPMSGPLYVTHRPENLFWQNMVAQRSNAVESKTEKFPLCNIMSGHDLQNNYAGKNEHLVRSGPLGMCNDPYCTTCPTYFKATQQMDSKNSGLFNPKNAFYGDAKDWARRIFAFLIPNVPRVMNPHNKLVQQWNKFFAICCLVAIFVDPLFFFLLSVNKERKCIVIDSTITTVLILLRSTNDFIHFLNIILQFRLAYVAPESRVVGAGELVDHPKKIARHYLQTYFLFDLFVVLPLPQIMILFFLPKHLGTSGANHAKNLLRGAVLAQYMPRLCRFLPMLISPSGFIFESAWASFFINLFTFMLSGHVVGSWWYLFGLQRVNQCLRSACKKTYFHECSKFIDCGHGGSEYHHQNETNLFNWRKNENASACFTEDYFEYGIYLKAVNLTTKHNVLTRYVYSSFWGFQQISTLAGNLSPSYFIWEVLFTMGIIGLGLLLFALLIGNIQNFLQALGRRRLEMSLRQRDVEQWMSHRRLAQDLRRRVRQAERYNWAATRGVNEEILMENLPEDLQRDIRRHLFKFVKKVRIFSLMDEPILDAICERLRQKIYIKGSKILYDGGLVEKVVFIVRGKLESIGEDGIRVPLSEGNVCGEELLTWCLEHASGNKGCGKTRIPRQRLVISNRTVLCLTNVEAFSIRAADLEEVTSIFARFLRNPGVQGAISDADSGCMEIQKETPLSR; translated from the exons ATGGCTGAGTTTGGGAAAGATGAAGTGCCAATTCTCTCAGATACTATTCCAAAACAATCAAATGAACCTGATGATTCCAAATTCCCGAGTCTTGTACCTAGGACGCGAAGTGTTTCGATTTCCATTCCAATGATACCTATGGATCCATATGAAAGAGATACTAATCTTAGAGGACACACTGGTCCTCTAAGGAGTAAAAGAAAAACACCATTTAGTCCAATGAGTGGTCCATTATATGTTACTCATAGACCCGAAAATCTTTTCTGGCAGAATATGGTCGCGCAGAGGAGCAATGCAGTGGAAAGTAAGACAGAAAAGTTTCCTTTATGTAACATTATGAGTGGACATGATTTGCAGAATAACTATGCTGGTAAAAATGAACATTTAGTAAGGTCTGGTCCATTGGGAATGTGTAATGATCCATACTGTACAACTTGTCCAACTTACTTTAAGGCTACTCAACAAATGGATTCGAAAAATTCGGGTTTGTTCAATCCTAAG AATGCCTTCTACGGTGATGCAAAGGATTGGGCAAGAAGAATTTTTGCTTTCTTGATTCCGAATGTACCTAGAGTTATGAATCCACATAATAAACTTGTACAACAATGGAATAAATTTTTTGCAATTTGTTGCTTGGTGGCAATTTTTGTGGAtccattatttttcttcttgctGTCTGTGAATAAg GAACGTAAATGTATTGTTATTGACTCGACTATCACAACAGTGCTTATTTTACTTAGAAGTACGAATGATTTCATACATTTCCTAAATATTATTCTTCAG TTTAGGTTGGCTTATGTAGCTCCTGAGTCTAGGGTGGTTGGTGCCGGGGAGTTGGTTGACCATCCTAAGAAAATTGCTCGTCATTATCTCCagacatattttctttttgacttGTTTGTTGTACTTCCACTTCCTCAG ATAATGATATTGTTTTTCCTACCAAAACACTTGGGAACATCGGGCGCAAATCATGCGAAGAATCTTTTGCGCGGCGCCGTCCTTGCTCAGTACATGCCCAGATTGTGTAGATTTCTTCCTATGCTAATTTCTCCGTCAGGGTTCATATTTGAGTCAGCATGGGCAAGTTTCTTCATAAATCTTTTTACGTTCATGCTATCTGGCCATGTTGTTGGGTCATGGTGGTATCTCTTCGGTTTGCAG AGGGTTAATCAATGTCTACGAAGTGCGTGcaagaaaacatattttcatGAATGCTCAAAATTCATTGATTGTGGACATGGAGGCAGTGAGTACCATCatcaaaatgaaacaaatttGTTTAATTGGAGGAAAAATGAGAATGCGAGCGCTTGTTTTACAGAAGATTATTTTGAATATGGGATTTATCTTAAAGCTGTTAACCTTACTACAAAACATAATGTGCTCACAAGATATGTATATTCATCATTTTGGGGATTTCAG CAAATTAGCACTCTAGCTGGAAATTTGTCACCAAGCTATTTTATTTGGGAAGTTCTTTTTACTATGGGAATTATTGGATTAGGACTCTTGCTTTTTGCTCTTCTCATTGGTAACATACAAAACTTTCTTCAGGCTCTTGGAAGAAG GAGGCTAGAAATGTCACTTAGACAACGCGATGTTGAGCAATGGATGAGCCATAGGCGCTTAGCACAAGACCTGAGAAG GAGAGTGCGACAAGCAGAACGTTATAATTGGGCTGCAACGAGAGGAGTGAATGAAGAAATACTCATGGAGAATTTACCAGAAGATCTTCAGAGGGACATCAGACGTCATCTCTTTAAATTTGTTAAGAAG GTTCGAATTTTTTCCTTGATGGATGAGCCGATATTGGATGCCATTTGTGAGAGActaagacaaaaaatatatatcaaaggAAGCAAAATTTTGTATGATGGTGGCTTGGTAGAGAAAGTGGTTTTTATTGTTCGCGGAAAATTGGAAAGTATTGGTGAAGATGGAATTAGAGTTCCTTTATCGGAGGGCAATGTTTGTGGTGAAGAACTTCTGACATGGTGTCTTGAGCATGCTTCAGGAAACAAAG GTTGTGGAAAAACAAGAATTCCAAGACAAAGGTTGGTAATTAGCAATAGGACAGTATTGTGCCTAACAAATGTGGAGGCATTTTCAATTAGAGCAGCAGACCTTGAAGAAGTTACAAGTATTTTTGCAAGATTCTTGAGGAATCCTGGTGTTCAAGGAGCCATAAG CGACGCGGATTCAGGTTGCATGGAGATACAAAAAGAAACGCCTTTGTCGCGCTAA